A stretch of Eleutherodactylus coqui strain aEleCoq1 chromosome 2, aEleCoq1.hap1, whole genome shotgun sequence DNA encodes these proteins:
- the JUNB gene encoding transcription factor JunB, whose protein sequence is MCSKMEQPFYHDDSLLSPYSRPDASLLKPGLSLAEHYRKPELSYYTEQPSLKMSAPELERLIIHSGPGVSSAAAGGQQLFYRGGTEEQEGFVDGFVRALDDLHKMNRDAPPPNVSLGGGAAASQVAAGLYGGDPAIYTNLSAYNCYRQPSATISYLPPAATAGYGPAPVFKEEPQTVPDGSDSRDSTPTPMSPINMEEQEKIKVERKRLRNRLAATKCRKRKLERIARLEDKVRELKSENCGLSGTAGALREQVEQLKGRVREHARHGCQLLLGGKGHAVF, encoded by the coding sequence ATGTGCTCTAAGATGGAGCAGCCCTTCTACCACGACGACTCCCTGCTGTCTCCTTACTCCCGGCCGGACGCCTCCCTGCTGAAGCCCGGCTTGTCCCTCGCCGAGCACTACCGCAAGCCGGAGCTGTCCTACTACACGGAGCAGCCGAGCCTGAAGATGTCAGCGCCGGAGCTGGAGCGGCTCATcatccacagcggccccggcgtcAGCAGCGCGGCGGCCGGCGGCCAGCAGCTCTTCTACCGCGGCGGCACGGAGGAGCAGGAGGGCTTCGTGGACGGCTTCGTGCGGGCGCTGGACGACCTGCACAAGATGAACCGGGACGCGCCGCCGCCTAACGTGTCCCTGGGCGGAGGGGCCGCCGCGTCCCAGGTCGCCGCCGGCCTGTACGGGGGAGACCCGGCCATCTACACCAACCTGTCCGCCTACAACTGCTACCGCCAGCCGTCCGCCACCATCAGCTACCTGCCGCCCGCCGCCACCGCGGGCTACGGCCCGGCCCCGGTGTTCAAGGAGGAGCCGCAGACGGTGCCGGACGGGAGCGACAGCAGAGACAGCACGCCGACGCCCATGTCCCCCATCAAcatggaggagcaggagaagatcAAGGTGGAGCGGAAGCGGCTGCGGAACCGCCTGGCCGCCACCAAGTGCCGCAAGAGGAAGCTGGAGCGCATCGCCCGCCTGGAGGACAAGGTGCGGGAGCTGAAGAGCGAGAACTGCGGCCTGAGCGGCACGGCGGGCGCGCTGCGGGAGCAGGTGGAGCAGCTGAAGGGCCGCGTGCGGGAGCATGCCAGGCACGGCTGCCAGCTGCTGCTGGGGGGCAAGGGGCACGCCGTCTTCTGA